GTGAGTATGTTAAAGCAATACTCAATAAGCTAGTCTCGACTGGTTACATAAGTATTAAGGATAATGAGGTCGAATTACTACGTAGGTTCAAAACCGATAAGAGCCAGGTGCGGGTATATAGGGAGGCTAGAGACATTATCATTAATACTTACTTATTAATGCAACGTTCACTGAGTAAATAGAGTAGCTCAAGGACCTTCTCATTATATGCATTGAGAATCCTTAACTCATTAATTGCCCTATCTACATTAAATGATGAGTTAATTAGTAAACCACCGAGAACCCAGATCACAGAGTCAAGGTTAAGCGGTGGTATGCCGCTGAGTCTACCAATCTCACTCCATACTCCCTGTATTTCTCTCCTGTGCCTAGTCATTAATTCCCTCGCTAGGTCAGTCACCTTGTTGGAATTACCTATAATCGGCATTAAACCGCTGCATATTGTCATAACCGTAACCCTATAATCAACTGGTATTGGTATATCCATTGGAACCGATAAATCAAGACCGCAGGCCCTACCCACGTAATAAGCCATCTTAACTGCAAACACTATGGTCTTTTCATCACCATGCGTGTTGGTTATCCTCGAAAGTAATCTCCATAGTGATGCTAGGTCATTAAGATAATTACTAAGGCTTAACCTAGCTATTTGTGGGCAGGTACTCCGAATCCTCTTCACCTTTGAATCCCTATACCGAGCTAAGTACCTACTATTCATTACGTAATTAATGAAGTCCCTACATAAATCGACTGGCTTATTCCCAATAAAGTAATTGGCAAAGTAATTCCAGTGATCCTCACCCTTACCCGTTAATTGATAACTGACTAGGGCATTAAGTATTGTTAGTTTTAGGATCTTGTCGACATCATGTTCCAACTCACGGCATAGCCTAGTCACAGCGGCATATTGAGGATCCCTCTCCTCGAAGCCCCTAACCCAAACAATACCAAGTTCACGTAATATACCCGCTATTCTCTCCTTAATACCACTCATCCTCAACCCCGCATTAACTTACGAATTGAGTAGAACCTCCAAATAGTTATTAATGTAATGACTTGACCCCAATCAAGGTAGAGGAGTGGTTTACCCACGGTGATCATAATGTAAGCGAACGGGTAAATAATTATGGGTGCACCTATTGTGAATAGATAAATGTAGTGGGTAATCACATAGGAAATGCCGTAAATAATGCCAGAGGAGTCAAGTACTATTGATGGTTTAATAATATAGGCGATGTATGTAATTATCCACGCAAGGAATAATAGGGATGAAATTCTCCACATGTATAGGTAAGTCGGTAAATAACCAACATGGATTATACTCCCAGATCTGTAAATCACGTAACCATAAACCCTAGACTCTAGGGCAAATGCCTCACCAAAATTAGAAAGACCCAGTGGAAAGAACAAAATCGTAATCACTACACCAAGTATGAACCCTCTCCTAATCCTCGTCCTTACGTCATCACGCCTATTCACAATATCATTACTACCCATTATTAAATGCCCTATTGAGTGGTTATTAAAGAATCACGCTAAATCAACCTGTACAAGCCGGTTATTAATGTGTAGTATAGTGTTAAGCCTATGAGTGACCATAGGACCACCGATATTACTATCATGACCTTACTCCTAAATGCTTGATTCTTTATCACATTTGCGAGTAAGGCATCTAGGAATTGACCACCATCTAGTGGATACGCAGGGAAGGTATTAAGTAAGGCCAGGGTTAGATTTAACGTGTATATCCAAAACATTAGGTTATAGAAGGACCTACTCTCAACAACGACACCCCACGGACCTACATAGAGCGCTGAGTAACCAAGTAATTCCATTGTTAGATTCCTCGTGCTTAAGACTTCATTAAATACAGCACCATTTACTGGATTAAAAATCGTTAATGTAACATTATTTGAACTAACGGAGCTAAGTATTGAGATCAATGTGTAAATGCTGGCTATGGGATGGTTATTCACCGCCGTTATTATATAACCACTCCTGAGCACGGCATCCGTAGAATTAGCCGTATAAACGATCGTCGTACCTAAAAGACCCTGGGTTAATTGAGGACTTATTAGGGCTAATTCCACAAGGGCTACGGCTAAGTAGGCTAGTACTATATTCATGAAGACACCGCTCGAATATACGGCAAGCCTTATGAGAGTGCTTCTGCTCCTTAATTCATCTTCATCAATCTCAACAAAACCACCAAATGCCAGAAATAAAAGTGCGAAGGCCCCCCCTGACTTTATCCTTATGCCATACCTCGATGATACCGCCCCATGAGCAAGCTCATGAAGTAGTATTCCAATGCCTATGGCCACTATTATGTAGATGAACGTATATAGCGAAACAGTGACTCCAGGTATTAACGGCGCTAATGGTGTAAATCCCTTCTCTACAGTCTCTATGGGACTAAATCTATGCATTATGGCTATGATCATTAAGACGATGTTCTTAAACATCAGATAGAGCATTGATGGTAGGCCCCACTCATTAATACTCATTATTATTAGTGGTATTGGTACTATAATGAACATGGAGACCGAGAAGAGACCCACCGTTAATACTATGATGAGCCAACTTGGAACCCTACGTAGTAAGTTACCGAGTGGCGCTATCACCTCCTTAACTAACTCCTCATCCTTAAGCATGATGAATATCCCATAGTAAACCTTAACCGGTACCCTAACACCAAGAAGTCTCAGTAGGTATATTATGCCGACAATCACGAACCAAGCTGCAATAACAATTATCAAACCAAGGTATTGCATAACCACTCACCCAAACCTCAGTATAGAACCTACGCCGACATCATGGGCATTCCTATAACTACTCACCAACTCCTTCCTCAATATGGGTCCCGTACCATGAAGTGGATAAACACCTCTCAGATCTCTAATGATATCCCTTAATAATGCGCCCTGGTATTCGCTTATTGATGTAGCCCCTAAACCACCCACGAAGTACCTAATATCTAATTCCCTGAAAAACTTCATTATTTCATCGTCGCTAATAAGCCATAGGTTCAATCCACAACCACTAATTAGCAAATTATGGCTTGGTAAATAAATAAGTAACTCACCAACTCTCCTATTACCAACTCTAATAAACTCAACAGTACCAAAACTAAGTTTAACCTTCTCTCTACCGCCAACCTCAATAACGTCAAGACCAAGTTCATCCAGTTTATTCCTAAGTTCGAACCCATGTATCGTATTATCAACAGGCATTATAACCGTGGATACACCCGTCAATGCTTCAATACCACCCCAGTGATGATTAACTGGTGTCG
This is a stretch of genomic DNA from Vulcanisaeta moutnovskia 768-28. It encodes these proteins:
- a CDS encoding site-2 protease family protein, with the translated sequence MQYLGLIIVIAAWFVIVGIIYLLRLLGVRVPVKVYYGIFIMLKDEELVKEVIAPLGNLLRRVPSWLIIVLTVGLFSVSMFIIVPIPLIIMSINEWGLPSMLYLMFKNIVLMIIAIMHRFSPIETVEKGFTPLAPLIPGVTVSLYTFIYIIVAIGIGILLHELAHGAVSSRYGIRIKSGGAFALLFLAFGGFVEIDEDELRSRSTLIRLAVYSSGVFMNIVLAYLAVALVELALISPQLTQGLLGTTIVYTANSTDAVLRSGYIITAVNNHPIASIYTLISILSSVSSNNVTLTIFNPVNGAVFNEVLSTRNLTMELLGYSALYVGPWGVVVESRSFYNLMFWIYTLNLTLALLNTFPAYPLDGGQFLDALLANVIKNQAFRSKVMIVISVVLWSLIGLTLYYTLITGLYRLI
- a CDS encoding N-glycosylase/DNA lyase codes for the protein MSGIKERIAGILRELGIVWVRGFEERDPQYAAVTRLCRELEHDVDKILKLTILNALVSYQLTGKGEDHWNYFANYFIGNKPVDLCRDFINYVMNSRYLARYRDSKVKRIRSTCPQIARLSLSNYLNDLASLWRLLSRITNTHGDEKTIVFAVKMAYYVGRACGLDLSVPMDIPIPVDYRVTVMTICSGLMPIIGNSNKVTDLARELMTRHRREIQGVWSEIGRLSGIPPLNLDSVIWVLGGLLINSSFNVDRAINELRILNAYNEKVLELLYLLSERCINK